The stretch of DNA CGGGACAGACCGGGGAGCCGCACCCGCTGTTCGTGGGCTGTGCGGGCCTGACCGTGTTCGTGCTGTTGTTCACGTCTGACGAGTAGCACCACCGGCGAACGAACAGTTTCACGGACCGGCCCTCCGAACGGGGCGTCGTGTCCCGCGACCAGTTCCTCCCCACTCGACTCCTCCTCTTCGTCGCCCTGCTCGTCGTCCTCCCCGCCTACGGGCTCTACACGGGCGATATCGCCGTTCTCTGGACCTCGGTACTACTCGGCGGCGCACTGTTCGTCTGGAAGTGGCGCTGGTGGTGGATGCCCATCCGGGAGTACGTCAGCCCCGGCGCAGACCAGCCGTAAACCCGCGAACACTATCCGGAAACGGCCTCTACCGTCGCGTTCGCGAACTGCCCGGGCGGCGACGGGCCCAGCCCCGCCGGCACACAGCGATCCGGCACCGGACAGCGCTCCCGTGTCGGCGACAGCGCGCGCACCTCGTCGCCGGCGGTGTCGATCGGGAACACGAGCTGGTAGCTGAACCCCGCGCTCGGCCCGGTGGAGACGAACACCGTGACACGAAGCTCGTCGCGGTCCTCAACCTCGAACGTGCCCGGCTGTCGGATCCCCTCGCCGGCGAGTCGCGCCGTGCTCTCGTTGACGGTGAGCGTCAGCCCGAGGGTCCCCGGACTCTCGGTCGCGGCGGCGTACGTCTGCCCGCCGTCGCCGCCGGCGCGGATCGACACCGACTGGGCGCCCTCGGGGACGCCGACCGCCGCGTCAATCCTGACCGACTCCCCCGAGATACGCTCGACGGGGCGCAGTTCGGCTGTCACGCGCTCGCCGTCGACGGGGTTCCACGGGCCGCGCATCACGTACCGCCGGAGCTCGTGGTCGGGGTTAGCGGCGGCCACGTCGAGCTCGTCGTAGTCGCCGATGGCGTACAGCGACGGGCCGTCGAACTCCGGGTCGTTCCGGACCGCCTGGAACGGGTGGTTCAGCCACGGGCCGTACACCGGGGTGAGGAACGTGAGCGTCTGCTCGTCGGTCTGATTACCGCCGAGGGCGGCGTTGCCCATCGAGAGCCCGCCTTCCTCCTCGAACGGTTCGTAGGCGGCCGCGAGCTCCTCGCTGACCCCCGCGTTGTGCTCCAGCGGGCGCTCCGCCGCGTCGGCAGCGACGGGCGCGGCGACCCCCGCCGCCACGATCACGACGGCAAGCGCGACTCGGCCGGCCGTCAGCGCGTCCGGAAGTCGCCGGGCGGCGACACTCCCCAGCCTGTCGGCACCCCACACGACGGCGACAGCGCCGAACACCGCAGTCGGGACGAGCACGTCGTAGTGGTAGTACGGGCCGAGGCTGTGGATCAACCCGTCGTCCTGCGCGGTGAGCGCGCCGAGGATGTTGAAGTTCCCCCAGAACGCGACGTTGCCCGCCGCGATCGAGACGAACATCCCCGCGACGGTCGCGCGCCGGCGGGTGAGCGCTGCGGACGCGCGCTCGCTCGCGTCCTGCACGCGGCCGAGCACTGCCGATCCCGCGGTCGCGGCGACGCCGGCGGCGGCGAGTGCGGCGCCCACCGTCCCCATCGCGACCCACTCGGTGAACAGCTGGGAGAGCACGCGGCGGTTCGACTCGATCCCGAGTTCGAGCGTGTAGTTCTCCTCGTGGCCGAGGATCTCGCGGTGGCCGAAGCCGGGGCCGTCCTCCGGCGCGAACGCTTGGTACGGGAACACGAGGGGCTCGCCCGTCACGAGCACGTTGTACCCCAGCGCGACCAGCACGCCGACGATGCCGAGCCCCGCAGTCAGGAGGCGGCGGACGAACAGCTCCTGCTGGGCATCGGTCACGTCGTCGAACGGCGCCCGCCACGCGCCCGAGCGGAGGAGCGTCCCGACCGCGTGGAGGATGAACGGCGACGCGAACAGCACGGCGGTGTACGGTCGGGCGAAGAAGGCGGTCGCGATCGCGGCGCCGGCGACCGCCGCCATTCGCCGGCTCCCGGTCCGCTCCCCGCGGAGGTACCCCACCGCGAAGCAGAGTTCGAACGCCGCCGTCGCCGCGTAGGGGAGGTACACCCCCGAGTGGATCAGGAACAGCGGCGACGCGAGCACGAGGACGCCCGCGACGGCGCCGACCCGCCAGTCGAACAGCTCGCGGGCCAGCGCCGCGGTGCCGGCGACGACGGCCGCCGAAATCCCCGCCAGCGCGATCGGGTAGCCGCCCAGAACGCGTCCCAGCGCGAACACGGCGGCCGGGACGGGCTGGTACTTCGAGTACAGCCCGCGCGCGCTCTCGACGAAGAACCACGGGTGGAACGGCCCGTCGACCGGCGGTTGGAGGAACAGCTTTCCGGAGAGCAGCAGCTCGGCCTGCTGGAGGTAGACGCCCTCGTCGTGGTTGATCGAGTGGTACGGAAAGACGCGGGTCGCGACGAGGAACGAGATGACCGCGGCGACGAGCGCGAGCAGGAGGATCGCGACCCGGCCGCGGTCGAGGCGGTCCCGGGCAGCGTCGACGGCGGTTCGGAGCGTCGCAGTCACCGCGGCGGAGTCGGCGGGCTGCCCGGACATCTACGCCGCGGGGTACCAAGCGAGGGTGTGGTCGGCGACGAGACGGACGCGCACGCGCTCGCCCACGTCGACCTCCTCGGCGTGGTTGTGCAGGCAGCGCACCACGGGGCCGTCGTCGAGCTCGACGTGGTAGACGAACGAGGGGCCGGTGTACTGGCGGCGGACCACCACGCCGTCCGCAGTTGGGGCCGAGGGCGTCCCCCCGTCGGCGGCCGAATCCGTCGGCGCCCCCCCGTCCGCGCTCGCTCTGACGGCCTCGGTCTCGGCGGAGATGGGGCCGGCCTCGCCGTCGACCGGCGCGAGCCGGAGGTCGTCGGGGCGGACCAGCACGTCCACCTCTGCGCCGACGTACTCGTCGGTCACGCCTTTCAGCAGGTCGCGGCCGTAGGAGCCGATCGTCGTGTCGACGGAGCTGTCGGTGATCTCCCCGGGGACGAAGCTGGCCTGGCCGAGAAAGGAGGCGACGAAGCGGGACTCGGGGTGTTCGAACAGCGACTCGGGGCTGCCGACCTGTTCGACGTGGCCGTCGGACATCACCGCCACGCGGTCGGAGATCGACAGCGCCTCCTCCTGATCGTGGGTGACCGAGACCGCGGTGACGCCGGCCTCGTTGAGGATCCGAGTCACCTCCTCGCGCATCTCGACTCTGAGCGCCACGTCGAGGTTCGAGAACGGCTCGTCGAGCAGCAACACGTCGGGTTCGGGGGCGAGCGAGCGCGCGAGCGCGACCCGCTGGCGCTGCCCGCCGGAGAGTTCCGTCGGGGAGCGGTCGCCGTACCCCTCGAGCCCGACGAGGTCGAGCAGGTCGGCGACGCGTTGCTGTGCGACGTCGCCGTCGCGGTCGTCGAGGCCGAACGCGACGTTCTCGGCGACCGAGAGGTGGGGGAACAGCGCGAACTCCTGGAACACCATCCCCACGTCGCGCTCCTCCGGCGGGACCGTTCGTCCCTCGCCGGCGACGACCTCGCCGCCGACGCGGACGGTGCCCTCGGTGGGCGATTCGAGGCCGGCGATCGTGCGCAGCGTGGTGGTCTTCCCACAGCCCGACGGCCCGAGGAGCGTGAGAAGTTCGCCCTCCCGGACTGCGAGATCGACGCCGTCGACGGCCCGCTCGCCCGCGAACTCCTTGGCGACGTTCGAGAGTTCGAGCACCGTCTCGGCGTCGTCGTCGACGCTCGTGTCCGCCCGCTCGGCTGCTCGCTCCGCCGCTCGCTCGTCGGTCGTGGGGGTGTATTCGTTGCTCATTGATCGCGTCCCTGAACGAGGAGGGGGATCATCGAGAGTCCGGACACCACCACCAGCACCAGCGCCGGCAGCGCCGCCCGGCCGTAGTAGCCGCCCTCCTGAACTCGCCAGATGTACGTCACCAGCGTTGTAAACCCTGTCGGGTGGAGGATCAGTGTCGTGTCGAGCTCCTTCATCGTCGTCAGGAAGACGAGCGCCGCGCCAGCGAGCACGCCTGGGGCGATCAGCGGCAGCGTCACCCGCCGGAACACTCGCCGCGGCGGCTCGCCGAGCACGCGCGCGGCGCCGAGCAGCGACGGATCGACCCCGAGCACCGACGACCGGGTCGCGCCGACGGCTTGGGGCAGGAACCGCACGACGTAGGCGAACACCAGCAGCGGGAGTGACTGGTACACCGCCCGCGCGGCGGTGGGCCCGAACCACTCCGCCAGCTGATTGCTGCTGAAGAACACCAGTGCGAGCGCGAGCACGACCCCCGGCATCGCGTAGCCCAGATACGTCGCCCGCTCGGTCAGCCACGCGAACGTGGACCGTGAACGGCCGGAGTAGTACGCCACGGGGATCGCCAGCGCGAGCGTCACGGCCGCCGCCAGCGCGGCGACGTAGACGGAGTTGAGCGCGAAACCGGCCTCGAACGCCCGGCCGCCCACCTCGTACGCCAGCGCCTCGGCGCGGACGAACCACATCGTCAGGATGCCGACCGGGAGCGCGAGCGTGAACGTCGACACGAGGGCGGGCAGCAGCATCGCCGGCCAGCGGAACCGCCCCAGCGAGATCAACACCGACGACGAGGAGGCCGCGCCGTAGCCCGAGTCCTCGCCGTCACCGATTCGGGACTCCAGCGCGACCACGACGGCGGTGACGGTCAACAGCTGCAGCGACAGCAGGGTGGCGTTGTTCCGGCCGTCGCCGAAGCTGTTGAGCTCGACGTAGATCATCCGCGTGAACACGTCGTACTGCATGATCGTCGGCGTCCCGAAGTCCGACAGCGCGTACAGCGCGACGAGCAGCGCACCCGCGGTCACGGCGGGGAGGATCTGTGGCAGTATCACCCGCCGGAACGCCGCGAAGTAGTCGACGTTGAGCGTGCGCGCGGCCTCCAGTTGGGTCTCGTCGAAGGAGAGCAGCGCCGCGCGGGCGGTGAGGAACACGTACGGGTAGACAAACAGCGTCAGCACCAGCGCGGTGCCACCGAGCCCGTACACCTCGGGGATCTGGACGCCCAGCGGCGCGAGCGCGTCCGCGAGCTCGCCGTCGGGACCGAACGCCGAGACGTACGCGAACGCGCCGACGTAGCTGGGGATCACCAGCGGGAGCGCGATGACGACGGTCCAGAACCGGCGGAACGGCAGGTCGGTCTGGACGGTCAACACCGCAAGCGGGACGCCCAACAGCACCGAGGCGGTCGTGACGATCGCGACGAGCGCGAGGCTGTTGGCGAACACGTCGCCCGACGAACCGATCAGCGACCGTGCCTCCGCGAGCGGCACCTCGCCGGCTCGCAGCAACAGCCAGAGCAGCGGCGACAGCACCGCGGCTGCGATGGCTCCCGAGAGCAGGACCAGCGGCGTCGAGACGCCGTCGTCGTCCAGCCCGAGGAACCGCCGAGCGAACAGCCGGAGGCGCCCCTCCGGTTCGCGAGTGGTGTCGCCAGCGGCGCCCATTACAGGACGCCGACCTCACGCATGAGTTCGACCGTCGGCCCGATCTCGGAGAGCCGCGCGAGGTCGAACTCGGGGGGGTTGAGCTCGTCGATACGCGGGAGGTCGCCAACCGGCGGCACGCCCGGGATCATCGGGTAGGCGTACGCGCGGGTCGCGAAGTACTCCTGGGCCTCCGCCGAGAGCAGGTGCCGGACGAAGGTCCGTGCAAGCTCCTGCTGGGGGCTCGGCTCCAGCACCGCGGCGCCGGCGACGTTGATCAGCGCGCCCGCGTCGCCGCTGGTAAAGGCGAGGTCGATCGGCGCGCTCGGTCGCGCGGCCTGTACGCGGAGCGCGTAGTAGTGGTTCGCGAAGCCGGCCTGGATCTCGCCGTCGGCGACGGCGTTGGAGACGAAGAACTCGTTCGCGTACTCGGTGATGCCAGCGTCGACCATCCCCTGCAGCCACTGCCGGGTGGCCTCCTTGCCCTCCGTGATCCGCATCGCGGTGATGAACGCTTGGAACGCGCCGTAGGTCGGGCCCCAGCCCATGTTGCCCGCGATGCCGGAGTCGGGCAGGTCCATCACGTCGTCCGGGATGTCGCTCTCGTCGAGCGCCTCCGTGTTGTACGGGATCGCCCGGGCGCGGCCGGCGGTGCCGACCCACGCGCCGTTGGGGTGGAACTCCTCGGGCACGGGGTCGGTCACCTCGCTCGGGAGCTCGCTGGTCAGCTCCTCGGCGGCGACGGCCGCGAGCGAGCCGGCGTCGACCGACCAGAACACGTCGGCGGGCGTCGCCGACCCCTCGGTGATGATCGTGTTCGCGGCGTCGGCGGTGCCGGAGACCCGGGGGGTCGCCGAGAAGTCGGGGTAGATCTCCTCCAGCTTGTTGATCAGGTCGCGGTAGAGGCCGCCCTCCCCGCCGCCGAGGTAGATGGTGAGCTCGCCCTCGAGGTTCGGCAGTTCCTCGATCCGGGTGCCGCCGACCTCGTCACGGCCCTGCGCGAGCACGCCCGAGCCACGGAACTCCGAGAACTCGGCGCCCAGGCTGCCGTCGCCGCCGCTCCCGCTCGGCGTGTCGGTGGCGGTGCCGTTCCCGTCAGCCGGCGTGCCCTCGGTTTCGGTCCCGCCGCCGTTACAGCCGGCGACGCCGACGAGGCCGGCGCTCGCGAGGCTCGCGAGCAGCCGGCGGCGGCGCTTGGAAGTCGGTTCGTCAGTCATCGGCGGGCACCTCCACGGTGTCCGCGGCGGTCGGTTCGATCGCGTCGAGACAGTCGATCCAGTCGTTCATGTATTCACCACAGTAGTTCAGGAACGCGCCGTTGTTCCACTCCTCGAAATCGCCGGTCGCGAGCGCGTCGGCCATCGACGCGAACGCCTCGCGGTAGGACGTCGCGCCGGCGGCGGCGTCGTCGATCACTTCCCAGACGTGCTCGTTGAGCTCGAGCCCGGCGACCTCGTTCTGGAGGTCGTCAAACGTCGAGCGCGGCGCCTTGTTGTGCTCACACAGCGGGCCGCCGTTGTACACCTGCTTGCCCAGCACGTCGGCGGCGCGCTTCAGGAACAGCCCCGACCAGATGTCGTCGAAGCGGCCCACGTCCCAGCGGTTGTCGTCCATCGGTAGCTGGTAGAACGCGGGGATCACCTCGCGGCGGAACGCGAGGTTCATCGAGCAGACGGTCAGGTACTGGCCCTCTGCGGCGACGAAGTCCTCGCCGAAGTCGTCGCGAGTCGTGCGACTCTGGGCCTGCCCCTGCAGGTCGCCGTCCATCAGGATTCGCACTGCGTCGAGGTCGGGGACGTTCGTCCAAAGACCCTGCGAAGCGACGACGTCGTCGACGTGGGTGGGCTCGCGGTCGACGTCCTCGTCCATCGCCGCGTAGGGGTAGCCACGCGGGTAGAGGTCGCCGTCGGCGTCGTCGAGCACGTTCACCCACGACTCGTCTGAGGCGCGGGACTCGATCTCGCCCTCGTAAGAGAGGTTCTCCATGTGGGTGCCGAAGAAGTCCTCGTCATCGTGGGGCAGCGTGTCGTCGTCGATGAACACGCCGTAGTCGAAGCGCTCGTGGGCCCACATGTACAGCAGCCCGAAGGAGGTCTGGGCGTGGCTGGCCTCGGGAATTAGGTGTGCGTACTCACTGGCACCCTGCTCGGCGAACCACTCCTCGCGGGCGGTACCGTCGAAGACGGCGCCATCGACGCCGAGCTGGTCGAGCATCGTCGCCATCTCGTCGGTGTCACAGAAGTCCTCCGTGACCAGCACGACGAACAGGCGGTCGGTGTCGAACCCGTGTTCGCGGGCGTTGGCGATGTACGCCTCCATACACTCGTACTCCCGTATCGTGGGGACGATCACGCAGATGTCCTGCTCACTCATTGCTCGCCGATTGTTTAGGGAGTCCTAAAACGTTGCCGATTTTTCGGGCAGCCAAAACCAGTTGGGCGATCGACAGTCCGAGTCAGAGGCGCGACTCGATCGCGTCGGCGGCTCTCAGCGACAGCGCGGCGATGGTGAGCGTGGGGTTCATCGCGCCGCCGGTGACGAAGGTCGAGCTGCCGGCGATCGTGAGGTTCCCGAGGTCGTGGGTGCGGAGGTCGGGGTCGACGACGCTCGACTCGGGGTCGGTACCCATCCGGGTCGTGCCCATGTGGTGGTAAGCGGGGCCCGTCGAGTCCGGGCCGACGACCCACTCGATTTCGGCGCCCATCTCCTCCAAGACGGCGCGCTGGATCTCGTTGGCCCGCTCGATCGTCCGGCGGGTGCGCTCGTCGAGCGACCAGACGACCTCGGGCACGGGGTTGCCGTGGTCGTCGGTGCGCGAGCGGTCGAGCGTGACGCGGTTCTCCGCACGGGGGAGCTGTTCGACGAGCGCGCCCATCGCGACGTGATTCCCGTAGCCCGCGCGGATCTCTTCGAGCAGGTCGTCGCCGAAGCTCTCCGCCCCCATCGCGATGTCCGCGGGCGCGGGGCCGGCGTAGTTGAGACACTCCAGCTTGATCGCCCCGCGGCTCGCGTCCTCGCGGTCGTAGAACTGGTGGCTCTCGGTGGTGTTGAAGCCGACGTGTTTCTGCCGGGTGCGTTCGTCGAGGCGGCCGCCGACGCCGGCGAACAGGTGGTCCATGAAGTACCGCCCGACCGCGCCGGAGCCGTTCGCGAGCCCGTCGGGGTACTGCTCGCTTTCCGAGAGCAGCAGCAGGCGTGGCGTCTCCACGCCGCCCGCCGCGAGCACGAACTCCTCGGCCTCCTGTCGGTACGTCTCGCCCTCAGGCGTGACGTACACCGCAGCGGTGACGCGCTCGCCCGACGAATCGTGTTCGAGCCGCTGGACGGGCACCTCGTCGATCACACGAGCGCCCTCGCCCTCGGCGCTGTCGACGTGTCGCAGCGCGTGGTACTTCGCGCCCGAGGGACAGATCGGCCGGCAGGTGCCGTAGCCGACGCAGGCGCTCTCGCCGTCGGTCGGTTCGGAGTTGCGAGCGTTGGGCACCGAGTGGGTCGTGATCTCCAGTTCCTCACACGCCTCGGCGAACAGCGAGTCGCTGTAGGACGGCGGGAACGCGGGCAGCGGGTGGGGCTGCTCCCGCGGCGGCGCGAAGGGGTTGTCCGACGCGCCCGCGACCGCGAGCGCCTCCTCCGCGGCGGCGTAGTAGGGACGGAGGTCCGCGTAGTCGATGGGCCAATCCTCGGCGATGCCGAGCTCCGAGTCGAGTCGGAAGTCCTGCTCGTGCAGGCGCATCACCATCCCCTGCCAGTGGAGCGTCGAGCCGCCGACGCCCTTCACGCGGGCGGCGTTGAGTGGGTAGAACCGATCACCGCCGGAGGTGTACGCGTCGCG from Halolamina sediminis encodes:
- a CDS encoding GMC family oxidoreductase produces the protein MSRVQSSQDRTPTENADVCIVGAGPAGAIVADRLAAAGHEVVVLEAGPRFDPDDREERMETHLRPGDDTPIWGMGGPRDAYTSGGDRFYPLNAARVKGVGGSTLHWQGMVMRLHEQDFRLDSELGIAEDWPIDYADLRPYYAAAEEALAVAGASDNPFAPPREQPHPLPAFPPSYSDSLFAEACEELEITTHSVPNARNSEPTDGESACVGYGTCRPICPSGAKYHALRHVDSAEGEGARVIDEVPVQRLEHDSSGERVTAAVYVTPEGETYRQEAEEFVLAAGGVETPRLLLLSESEQYPDGLANGSGAVGRYFMDHLFAGVGGRLDERTRQKHVGFNTTESHQFYDREDASRGAIKLECLNYAGPAPADIAMGAESFGDDLLEEIRAGYGNHVAMGALVEQLPRAENRVTLDRSRTDDHGNPVPEVVWSLDERTRRTIERANEIQRAVLEEMGAEIEWVVGPDSTGPAYHHMGTTRMGTDPESSVVDPDLRTHDLGNLTIAGSSTFVTGGAMNPTLTIAALSLRAADAIESRL
- a CDS encoding extracellular solute-binding protein, producing MTDEPTSKRRRRLLASLASAGLVGVAGCNGGGTETEGTPADGNGTATDTPSGSGGDGSLGAEFSEFRGSGVLAQGRDEVGGTRIEELPNLEGELTIYLGGGEGGLYRDLINKLEEIYPDFSATPRVSGTADAANTIITEGSATPADVFWSVDAGSLAAVAAEELTSELPSEVTDPVPEEFHPNGAWVGTAGRARAIPYNTEALDESDIPDDVMDLPDSGIAGNMGWGPTYGAFQAFITAMRITEGKEATRQWLQGMVDAGITEYANEFFVSNAVADGEIQAGFANHYYALRVQAARPSAPIDLAFTSGDAGALINVAGAAVLEPSPQQELARTFVRHLLSAEAQEYFATRAYAYPMIPGVPPVGDLPRIDELNPPEFDLARLSEIGPTVELMREVGVL
- a CDS encoding ABC transporter ATP-binding protein, which codes for MSNEYTPTTDERAAERAAERADTSVDDDAETVLELSNVAKEFAGERAVDGVDLAVREGELLTLLGPSGCGKTTTLRTIAGLESPTEGTVRVGGEVVAGEGRTVPPEERDVGMVFQEFALFPHLSVAENVAFGLDDRDGDVAQQRVADLLDLVGLEGYGDRSPTELSGGQRQRVALARSLAPEPDVLLLDEPFSNLDVALRVEMREEVTRILNEAGVTAVSVTHDQEEALSISDRVAVMSDGHVEQVGSPESLFEHPESRFVASFLGQASFVPGEITDSSVDTTIGSYGRDLLKGVTDEYVGAEVDVLVRPDDLRLAPVDGEAGPISAETEAVRASADGGAPTDSAADGGTPSAPTADGVVVRRQYTGPSFVYHVELDDGPVVRCLHNHAEEVDVGERVRVRLVADHTLAWYPAA
- a CDS encoding alpha-1 4-glucan-protein synthase; this translates as MSEQDICVIVPTIREYECMEAYIANAREHGFDTDRLFVVLVTEDFCDTDEMATMLDQLGVDGAVFDGTAREEWFAEQGASEYAHLIPEASHAQTSFGLLYMWAHERFDYGVFIDDDTLPHDDEDFFGTHMENLSYEGEIESRASDESWVNVLDDADGDLYPRGYPYAAMDEDVDREPTHVDDVVASQGLWTNVPDLDAVRILMDGDLQGQAQSRTTRDDFGEDFVAAEGQYLTVCSMNLAFRREVIPAFYQLPMDDNRWDVGRFDDIWSGLFLKRAADVLGKQVYNGGPLCEHNKAPRSTFDDLQNEVAGLELNEHVWEVIDDAAAGATSYREAFASMADALATGDFEEWNNGAFLNYCGEYMNDWIDCLDAIEPTAADTVEVPADD
- a CDS encoding ArnT family glycosyltransferase — its product is MSGQPADSAAVTATLRTAVDAARDRLDRGRVAILLLALVAAVISFLVATRVFPYHSINHDEGVYLQQAELLLSGKLFLQPPVDGPFHPWFFVESARGLYSKYQPVPAAVFALGRVLGGYPIALAGISAAVVAGTAALARELFDWRVGAVAGVLVLASPLFLIHSGVYLPYAATAAFELCFAVGYLRGERTGSRRMAAVAGAAIATAFFARPYTAVLFASPFILHAVGTLLRSGAWRAPFDDVTDAQQELFVRRLLTAGLGIVGVLVALGYNVLVTGEPLVFPYQAFAPEDGPGFGHREILGHEENYTLELGIESNRRVLSQLFTEWVAMGTVGAALAAAGVAATAGSAVLGRVQDASERASAALTRRRATVAGMFVSIAAGNVAFWGNFNILGALTAQDDGLIHSLGPYYHYDVLVPTAVFGAVAVVWGADRLGSVAARRLPDALTAGRVALAVVIVAAGVAAPVAADAAERPLEHNAGVSEELAAAYEPFEEEGGLSMGNAALGGNQTDEQTLTFLTPVYGPWLNHPFQAVRNDPEFDGPSLYAIGDYDELDVAAANPDHELRRYVMRGPWNPVDGERVTAELRPVERISGESVRIDAAVGVPEGAQSVSIRAGGDGGQTYAAATESPGTLGLTLTVNESTARLAGEGIRQPGTFEVEDRDELRVTVFVSTGPSAGFSYQLVFPIDTAGDEVRALSPTRERCPVPDRCVPAGLGPSPPGQFANATVEAVSG
- a CDS encoding ABC transporter permease, with the protein product MGAAGDTTREPEGRLRLFARRFLGLDDDGVSTPLVLLSGAIAAAVLSPLLWLLLRAGEVPLAEARSLIGSSGDVFANSLALVAIVTTASVLLGVPLAVLTVQTDLPFRRFWTVVIALPLVIPSYVGAFAYVSAFGPDGELADALAPLGVQIPEVYGLGGTALVLTLFVYPYVFLTARAALLSFDETQLEAARTLNVDYFAAFRRVILPQILPAVTAGALLVALYALSDFGTPTIMQYDVFTRMIYVELNSFGDGRNNATLLSLQLLTVTAVVVALESRIGDGEDSGYGAASSSSVLISLGRFRWPAMLLPALVSTFTLALPVGILTMWFVRAEALAYEVGGRAFEAGFALNSVYVAALAAAVTLALAIPVAYYSGRSRSTFAWLTERATYLGYAMPGVVLALALVFFSSNQLAEWFGPTAARAVYQSLPLLVFAYVVRFLPQAVGATRSSVLGVDPSLLGAARVLGEPPRRVFRRVTLPLIAPGVLAGAALVFLTTMKELDTTLILHPTGFTTLVTYIWRVQEGGYYGRAALPALVLVVVSGLSMIPLLVQGRDQ